In Deinococcus maricopensis DSM 21211, one genomic interval encodes:
- a CDS encoding GNAT family N-acetyltransferase has translation MTVTIRDATPDDLGVIAELYTRFLPDEPTTAEMLRAEDDLAPANMHWRRFVAEQNGRVVGTSWAGQFTGMYHPDKYLVNVIVDPERQGRGVGRALTAHLDEHLGARGVLSTLADAREDHARSVAFLEARGYEEVKRYFESRLDLTAFDFAPFEDRARVHPEYTLRTYEDLRANDPAFEQQLFELFDAVRQDVPRPEPATPLTPEDFARRARHPLFRPEGVLVAVHTPTGEYAGLTELYASSGAYLNTGLTGVRRAHRRRGLAFALKLASLRWARAQGAPEVRTGNESLNRPMLSINEALGYVKQPAWVQYRKTYR, from the coding sequence ATGACCGTGACCATCCGCGACGCCACCCCTGACGACCTCGGCGTGATCGCCGAGCTATACACGCGCTTCCTGCCGGACGAACCGACCACCGCCGAGATGCTGCGCGCCGAAGACGACCTGGCGCCCGCGAACATGCACTGGCGCCGCTTCGTGGCGGAGCAGAACGGCCGCGTCGTCGGCACGTCTTGGGCGGGGCAGTTCACGGGCATGTACCACCCGGACAAGTACCTCGTGAACGTCATCGTGGACCCCGAGCGGCAGGGGCGCGGGGTGGGCCGCGCCCTCACGGCGCACCTCGACGAGCACCTCGGCGCGCGCGGCGTGCTCAGCACCCTCGCGGACGCCCGCGAGGACCACGCGCGGTCCGTGGCGTTCCTGGAGGCGCGCGGGTACGAGGAGGTCAAGCGGTACTTCGAGTCGAGGCTGGACCTGACGGCGTTCGACTTCGCGCCGTTCGAGGACCGCGCGCGCGTGCACCCGGAGTACACGCTGCGCACGTACGAGGACCTGCGCGCGAACGACCCGGCCTTCGAGCAGCAGCTGTTCGAGCTGTTCGACGCGGTCCGGCAGGACGTGCCGCGCCCGGAACCGGCCACGCCGCTCACGCCGGAGGACTTCGCGCGGCGCGCGCGGCACCCGCTGTTCCGGCCTGAAGGGGTGCTGGTGGCCGTGCACACACCCACCGGCGAGTACGCGGGCCTCACGGAACTGTACGCGTCCAGCGGCGCGTACCTGAACACCGGCCTGACCGGCGTGCGCCGCGCACACCGCCGCCGCGGCCTCGCGTTCGCGTTGAAACTCGCGAGCCTCCGCTGGGCGCGCGCGCAGGGCGCCCCTGAAGTGCGCACCGGCAACGAGAGCCTGAACCGCCCGATGCTGAGCATCAACGAGGCGCTCGGGTACGTGAAGCAGCCCGCGTGGGTGCAGTACCGCAAAACGTACCGCTGA
- a CDS encoding YraN family protein → MKGADAETRAWAHLSALGHALLHRNYRVPGGEIDLITRDGDTLVFTEVRHRARATHGTALESVTPRKVALLLRAATAYLTREYGRDDLPCRFDLITIDGPVNGGALQHHQAIT, encoded by the coding sequence GTGAAGGGCGCCGACGCCGAAACGCGCGCCTGGGCGCACCTGAGCGCCCTCGGGCACGCCCTGCTGCACCGCAACTACCGCGTGCCCGGCGGGGAAATCGACCTGATCACCCGCGACGGCGACACGCTGGTGTTCACGGAGGTCCGCCACCGCGCCCGCGCCACCCACGGCACCGCCCTCGAAAGCGTCACGCCCCGCAAGGTCGCGCTGCTGCTGCGCGCCGCCACGGCGTACCTGACGCGCGAATACGGCCGTGACGACCTGCCGTGCCGCTTCGACCTCATCACCATTGACGGGCCCGTGAACGGCGGCGCGCTCCAGCACCACCAGGCCATCACCTGA
- a CDS encoding putative dsRNA-binding protein — protein sequence MSAKGELINRLRHLGLDAPHFDVQQDGPAHDPHFRADIRVGSQILASGEGRTKRDAERVASEAALDVLDADERVAAPLLPDDEPEESLDELDAPADAVWPIYADVLASALQVAHKRTGKNASLDDVRDAAARLYADLLTDLGHGPERR from the coding sequence ATGAGCGCGAAAGGTGAACTGATCAACCGACTGCGGCACCTCGGCCTGGACGCACCGCACTTCGACGTGCAGCAGGACGGGCCCGCGCACGACCCGCACTTCCGCGCGGACATCCGCGTGGGCAGCCAGATCCTCGCCAGCGGCGAGGGCCGCACCAAACGCGACGCCGAACGCGTCGCCAGCGAAGCCGCCCTCGACGTCCTCGACGCCGACGAGCGCGTCGCCGCGCCCCTGCTGCCCGATGACGAACCCGAAGAGTCCCTCGACGAGCTGGACGCCCCCGCCGACGCCGTGTGGCCCATTTACGCCGACGTCCTCGCGAGCGCCCTGCAGGTCGCGCACAAACGCACCGGCAAGAACGCCTCCCTCGACGACGTCCGCGACGCCGCCGCGCGCCTGTACGCCGACCTCCTCACCGACCTCGGCCACGGCCCGGAGCGCCGTTGA
- a CDS encoding HAD family hydrolase translates to MTPAPFTPAWPRGVLFDMDGVLTENNAFHRQAWQESARELLGLDLTEHDLDTKVDGGRNPEIMARLTGRDPTPEEALALHVHKELKYRTLAYGQLREVPGVSAYLDALDARGVPYAIVTSADHVNVDFGLDALGLARRFPRQVRGEDVTRGKPHPEPYLRGAALLGLNPEDCLVHEDAVNGVLSGVRAGCTVVALTTTQTDDVLRGAGAALTVPDFHAWLKLLGA, encoded by the coding sequence TTGACGCCCGCGCCCTTCACGCCCGCCTGGCCGCGCGGCGTGCTGTTCGACATGGACGGCGTCCTCACCGAGAACAACGCCTTCCACCGCCAGGCGTGGCAGGAAAGCGCGCGTGAACTGCTCGGCCTGGACCTCACCGAACACGACCTCGACACCAAAGTCGACGGCGGCCGCAACCCGGAAATCATGGCGCGCCTCACCGGCCGCGACCCCACCCCCGAGGAAGCGCTCGCCCTCCACGTCCACAAGGAACTGAAGTACCGCACGCTCGCGTACGGTCAGCTGCGCGAGGTGCCGGGCGTCAGCGCGTACCTCGACGCCCTCGACGCGCGCGGCGTGCCGTACGCCATCGTCACGAGCGCCGACCACGTGAACGTCGACTTCGGCCTGGACGCCCTCGGCCTCGCGCGCCGCTTTCCCCGGCAGGTGCGCGGCGAGGACGTTACGCGCGGGAAACCCCACCCGGAACCGTACCTGCGCGGCGCCGCCCTGCTCGGCCTGAACCCCGAGGACTGCCTCGTGCACGAGGACGCCGTGAACGGTGTCCTGAGCGGCGTCCGCGCGGGCTGCACCGTCGTGGCCCTCACCACCACGCAGACCGACGACGTCCTGCGCGGCGCTGGCGCGGCCCTCACCGTCCCGGACTTCCACGCGTGGCTGAAGCTGCTGGGCGCGTGA
- a CDS encoding tetratricopeptide repeat protein has product MKTTLNVPALTLALALTGAALAQGSPTTTQTTSTAAAPSSAEAAAAALAALTPAQAAERAQTLAAQGRALPKNAWNIDTSPWKEAAAAAERAVQGEPTNTAYLRLRATIYSDVGFWRQAERAWDAYFAAGGSGDADVARAAEAQYNLGYAAYTRGSLNEAGTAFAKCLSLAPTNAQCAQWAGRVALENGQFAEATRLYEVAVKAAPNDKVSAYFLGVSRNAAKYGPAATRAFTRAYQQYDAGKKAEALALYGEAAASAPNFVEALREGGRVALELGDAAAAVRSYEALTKLPGATASDTYNLGVAREGAQYGLGAVQAFRGAYARYTAGDKAAAEAGFLTATRANAKYAKAWAWLGRVRYEAKNYAGAADAYAQAVQLDPNDKTSAYYLKLARAGK; this is encoded by the coding sequence ATGAAGACGACCCTGAACGTCCCGGCCCTGACCCTGGCGCTCGCGCTCACCGGCGCGGCCCTCGCGCAGGGCAGCCCCACGACCACGCAGACCACCAGCACCGCCGCGGCGCCCAGCAGTGCGGAAGCGGCCGCGGCGGCCCTCGCGGCCCTGACGCCCGCGCAGGCGGCCGAGCGCGCGCAGACGCTCGCCGCGCAGGGGCGCGCCCTGCCGAAGAACGCGTGGAACATCGACACGTCCCCCTGGAAGGAAGCGGCCGCAGCGGCCGAACGGGCCGTGCAGGGCGAACCGACCAACACGGCGTACCTGCGCCTGCGCGCCACGATCTACTCCGACGTGGGCTTCTGGCGGCAGGCGGAGCGCGCGTGGGACGCGTACTTCGCGGCGGGCGGCAGCGGCGACGCGGACGTGGCGCGCGCCGCAGAAGCGCAGTACAACCTCGGGTACGCCGCGTACACGCGCGGCAGCCTGAACGAGGCGGGCACGGCGTTCGCCAAGTGCCTGTCGCTCGCGCCGACCAACGCGCAGTGCGCGCAGTGGGCGGGCCGCGTGGCCCTCGAGAACGGGCAGTTCGCGGAAGCGACGCGCCTGTACGAGGTGGCCGTCAAGGCCGCCCCGAACGACAAGGTGAGCGCGTACTTCCTGGGGGTGAGCCGCAACGCCGCGAAGTACGGCCCGGCGGCGACGCGGGCGTTCACGCGCGCGTACCAGCAGTACGACGCGGGCAAGAAGGCCGAAGCGCTCGCGCTGTACGGCGAAGCGGCCGCGAGCGCGCCGAACTTCGTGGAGGCGCTGCGCGAGGGGGGCCGCGTCGCCTTGGAACTCGGGGACGCCGCGGCGGCCGTCCGGTCGTACGAGGCGCTCACGAAACTGCCGGGCGCGACGGCGAGCGACACGTACAACCTCGGCGTGGCCCGCGAGGGCGCGCAGTACGGCCTGGGCGCCGTGCAGGCGTTCCGAGGCGCGTACGCGCGCTACACCGCCGGTGACAAGGCCGCCGCGGAAGCGGGCTTCCTGACGGCGACGCGCGCGAACGCGAAGTACGCCAAGGCGTGGGCGTGGCTGGGCCGCGTGCGATACGAGGCGAAGAACTACGCGGGCGCAGCGGACGCGTACGCGCAGGCCGTGCAGCTCGACCCGAACGACAAGACCAGCGCGTACTACCTGAAGCTCGCCCGCGCCGGGAAGTAA
- a CDS encoding LCP family protein yields the protein MPRFRVLVALALAGVTALFAPAAPALLKYGALPRTPDAPITLLLAGTTPNYVASATAAPEDYTGLTDTIVLAQFRPAEREVRLLNIPRDTWTNIPGWGYGKINGANPHGGPDLLVRAVQQVTGVGVDGYALLSLRALRDLTDAAGGVPVTVEKPMRYDDNAAKLHINLMPGEHRLNGAQAEGFLRFRHDGLGDIGRVRRQQAFLGALSARLRSPLNVWRLPAVAGALDRNVRTNVAREQVAGMLGVLLTRPNVSTTLLPGAFGPGGTWTPDRAGIRALVQERFRAPNARTATVVLRNVAAPNGTARRTKARLDGLGYADVRIENVERAAQPATLIRGPSVAAQAVARDLGFGQVQADDVDAVTVTLGADAQ from the coding sequence ATGCCCCGTTTCCGCGTCCTCGTGGCGCTCGCCCTTGCGGGCGTCACGGCCCTGTTCGCGCCTGCCGCGCCGGCCCTCCTGAAGTACGGCGCGTTGCCGCGCACGCCGGACGCGCCCATCACGCTGCTGCTCGCGGGCACCACCCCGAACTACGTGGCGAGCGCCACCGCCGCGCCCGAGGACTACACGGGCCTCACCGACACCATCGTCCTCGCGCAGTTCCGCCCGGCGGAACGGGAGGTGCGCCTGCTGAACATCCCGCGCGACACTTGGACGAACATCCCCGGGTGGGGGTACGGGAAGATCAACGGCGCGAACCCGCACGGCGGACCGGACCTGCTGGTCCGCGCGGTGCAGCAGGTTACGGGCGTCGGCGTGGACGGGTACGCGCTGCTGAGCCTGCGCGCCCTGCGGGACCTGACGGACGCCGCCGGCGGCGTGCCCGTAACGGTCGAGAAGCCCATGCGCTACGACGACAACGCCGCGAAGCTGCATATCAACCTGATGCCCGGCGAGCACCGCCTGAACGGCGCGCAGGCCGAAGGGTTCCTGCGGTTCCGGCACGACGGCCTGGGCGACATTGGCCGCGTGCGGCGCCAGCAGGCGTTCCTGGGCGCGCTGAGCGCGCGCCTGCGCAGCCCGCTGAACGTGTGGCGCCTGCCGGCCGTGGCGGGCGCGCTGGACCGCAACGTCCGGACGAACGTAGCGCGCGAGCAGGTCGCGGGGATGCTCGGGGTGCTGCTCACACGGCCGAACGTCAGCACGACGCTGCTGCCCGGCGCGTTCGGGCCGGGCGGCACGTGGACGCCGGACCGCGCGGGCATCCGCGCGCTGGTGCAGGAGCGTTTCCGCGCGCCGAACGCGCGCACCGCGACGGTCGTGCTGCGCAACGTGGCCGCGCCGAACGGCACGGCCCGCCGCACCAAGGCGCGCTTGGACGGCCTGGGGTATGCGGACGTGCGCATCGAGAACGTGGAGCGCGCGGCGCAGCCGGCCACGCTGATCCGCGGGCCGAGCGTGGCCGCGCAGGCGGTCGCGCGGGACCTGGGGTTCGGGCAGGTGCAGGCCGACGACGTGGACGCCGTCACGGTCACGCTCGGCGCGGACGCCCAGTAG
- a CDS encoding GNAT family N-acetyltransferase, which translates to MTHTLPFVVRDARPGVDDAGAARAMTLANPGWPWTPALLQAERDARDPSMYARDLLAEADGEIVGVGTIALDDFARAPGKYWTMLHVRPDWQRRGVGTHLLQELLRGANAHEPLRLVQGMRAEDQAGAEGFLNAHGFREVWRRYESRLQTRDLDFTPYADVEARVRAHGTRILTYTQARADFGEPLDRWLHALDEELFLDVPIGDTPTGKSFETWRAQELHGPEFVPDATFLAVQDGEDGGARGPLIGWSSLRANPGGFWVIGMTGVVRAHRSRGLALTLKLQGMRYAQAHGGGEIRTFNDAPNAAMLGMNDRLGFIRHTAHLRYARAFA; encoded by the coding sequence ATGACCCACACCCTTCCTTTCGTGGTGCGCGACGCGCGTCCCGGCGTGGACGACGCGGGCGCCGCGCGCGCCATGACCCTCGCGAACCCCGGGTGGCCCTGGACGCCAGCGCTCCTGCAGGCGGAGCGCGACGCGCGCGACCCGTCGATGTACGCCCGTGACCTGCTGGCCGAGGCGGACGGCGAGATCGTCGGCGTGGGCACCATCGCCCTGGATGATTTCGCGCGCGCCCCCGGGAAGTACTGGACGATGCTGCACGTCCGCCCGGACTGGCAGCGGCGCGGCGTCGGCACGCACCTCCTGCAGGAACTCCTGCGCGGCGCGAACGCGCACGAACCGCTGCGGCTGGTGCAGGGCATGCGCGCCGAGGATCAGGCGGGCGCCGAAGGGTTCCTGAACGCGCACGGTTTCCGGGAGGTGTGGCGCCGCTACGAGTCGCGCCTGCAGACCCGTGACCTCGACTTCACGCCGTACGCGGACGTGGAGGCGCGCGTGCGCGCGCACGGCACGCGCATCCTGACGTACACGCAGGCCCGCGCGGACTTCGGCGAGCCGCTCGACCGCTGGCTGCACGCGCTCGACGAGGAGCTGTTCCTGGACGTGCCCATCGGGGACACCCCCACCGGCAAGTCCTTCGAGACGTGGCGCGCGCAGGAACTGCACGGCCCGGAGTTCGTGCCCGACGCGACGTTCCTGGCGGTGCAGGACGGGGAGGATGGCGGCGCGCGCGGGCCGCTGATCGGCTGGAGCAGCCTGCGCGCGAACCCGGGCGGGTTCTGGGTGATCGGCATGACCGGCGTCGTGCGCGCGCACCGCAGCCGCGGGCTGGCGCTCACGCTGAAACTTCAGGGCATGCGGTACGCGCAGGCGCACGGCGGCGGTGAGATCCGCACGTTCAATGACGCGCCGAACGCTGCGATGCTCGGCATGAATGACCGCCTCGGCTTCATTCGGCACACCGCGCACCTGCGGTACGCGCGGGCGTTCGCATGA
- a CDS encoding copper chaperone PCu(A)C — MKAFLRSWALVGAATSVLAGAAAPAAPVLVSGAFVQATAPGVPDASVYLTLRNKGARALVLTGGSTAAARSVVPMQQMNMSGMTMMHDMTSVTVPAGATVVFRPGGDHLMLKGVRAPLKAGASVNVTLHFKGYAPLKVTLPVKRL, encoded by the coding sequence GTGAAAGCTTTTCTTCGTTCGTGGGCGCTCGTGGGTGCGGCGACGTCCGTGCTGGCGGGGGCCGCGGCGCCCGCCGCGCCGGTGCTGGTGAGCGGCGCGTTCGTGCAGGCGACGGCGCCGGGCGTGCCGGACGCGTCCGTGTACCTGACGCTCCGCAACAAGGGGGCGCGCGCGCTCGTCCTGACCGGCGGCTCGACGGCGGCGGCGCGGAGCGTCGTGCCGATGCAGCAGATGAACATGAGCGGCATGACCATGATGCACGACATGACGAGCGTGACGGTGCCGGCGGGCGCGACGGTCGTGTTCAGGCCCGGCGGGGACCACCTGATGCTGAAGGGCGTGCGCGCGCCGCTGAAGGCGGGCGCGTCAGTGAACGTGACGCTGCACTTCAAGGGGTACGCGCCGCTGAAGGTGACGCTGCCCGTGAAGCGCCTCTGA
- a CDS encoding MliC family protein produces MKLQRPGWRGVLAGALLTCGAWSAGAQEAFSYTLAQYTCDGGARVEVRYARYGAGGPRFAVVSYSGGVFGLAEAASASGERYAGLFGPKVDDHGLEWWEAKGVGTLSKFTGTDTRETKPLLRNCRTR; encoded by the coding sequence ATGAAGCTTCAACGGCCTGGGTGGCGGGGTGTCCTTGCGGGCGCGCTGCTGACGTGCGGCGCGTGGAGTGCGGGCGCGCAGGAGGCCTTCTCGTACACGCTCGCGCAGTACACGTGTGACGGCGGGGCGCGCGTGGAGGTGCGGTACGCGCGGTACGGCGCGGGTGGGCCGCGGTTCGCGGTGGTGTCGTACAGTGGCGGCGTGTTCGGCCTGGCGGAGGCCGCGAGCGCGAGCGGCGAGCGGTACGCGGGGCTGTTCGGCCCGAAGGTCGATGATCACGGGCTGGAGTGGTGGGAGGCGAAGGGCGTCGGGACGCTCAGCAAGTTCACGGGCACCGACACGCGCGAGACGAAGCCGCTCCTGCGCAACTGCCGGACGCGCTGA
- a CDS encoding ABC transporter permease, producing the protein MLSLILLEYRKLFGARSARFALAVCALLPFLWSFAPGLQDVYNLVLVSAWQVPALAMLTAAQFLLPLFISITCAEMIGTEIAQGTLAPLLLRPLNRSKVILAKLVAALTYPAILLATLLLFGLIAGARFGFMDFAGGTGLTPAGFVGAGVTTTATALMETLRGFGIAALTLMPIAALAVLFGILYLNTAAAALATIATLQVMRLLIVFPKAFQKILLTTHLDAYLRAAPAESLVLLMIYTVGFSLLALFIFERKDV; encoded by the coding sequence ATGCTCAGCCTGATTCTGCTGGAGTACCGCAAGCTGTTCGGCGCGCGCAGCGCCCGCTTCGCCCTGGCCGTGTGCGCCCTGCTGCCGTTCCTGTGGTCGTTCGCGCCCGGCCTGCAGGACGTGTACAACCTCGTGCTGGTCAGCGCCTGGCAGGTGCCGGCCCTGGCCATGCTCACCGCCGCGCAGTTCCTGCTGCCGCTGTTCATCAGCATCACCTGCGCCGAAATGATCGGCACGGAGATCGCGCAGGGGACCCTCGCGCCGCTGCTGCTGCGCCCCCTGAACCGCAGCAAGGTGATCCTCGCGAAACTCGTCGCGGCGCTCACGTACCCCGCGATCCTGCTCGCCACGCTGCTGCTGTTCGGCCTGATCGCCGGCGCGCGCTTCGGGTTCATGGACTTCGCGGGCGGCACCGGCCTCACCCCTGCCGGGTTCGTCGGTGCGGGCGTCACCACCACCGCCACTGCCCTGATGGAGACGCTGCGCGGCTTCGGCATCGCCGCCCTCACGCTCATGCCCATCGCGGCGCTCGCGGTGCTGTTCGGCATCCTGTACCTCAACACCGCCGCTGCCGCGCTCGCCACCATCGCCACGCTGCAGGTCATGCGCCTGCTCATCGTGTTCCCCAAGGCGTTCCAGAAGATCCTGCTCACCACGCACCTCGACGCGTACCTGCGCGCCGCGCCCGCCGAGAGCCTCGTGCTGCTGATGATCTACACCGTGGGCTTCTCGCTGCTCGCGCTGTTCATCTTCGAACGCAAGGACGTGTAA
- a CDS encoding PIG-L deacetylase family protein — translation MDSALVKLLIIVPHPDDEVYGAAGTIMDFLGDGERVALVTLTRGEAGRTLGLADTAEDLARLRGAELRACLDTLGVTEHVQLTYPDKVLNTTPHEELVAVAQQYIREYRPEILLTFPPNGSNGHPDHVETSLAVRDAIKALPDAERPARVWFYAGPQPEAPHLRDAYLPPTVERDVTHHLTRKLTAIACHRSQALSTVDFIRKFAARITTETFHEVPGHAVP, via the coding sequence ATGGACAGCGCCCTCGTAAAACTGCTGATCATCGTGCCCCACCCGGACGACGAGGTGTACGGCGCGGCCGGCACCATCATGGACTTCCTCGGGGACGGCGAACGCGTCGCGCTCGTTACCCTCACGCGCGGCGAGGCCGGGCGCACCCTCGGCCTCGCGGACACGGCCGAGGACCTCGCGCGGCTGCGCGGCGCGGAACTGCGCGCGTGCCTCGACACACTCGGCGTGACCGAGCACGTGCAGCTCACGTACCCGGACAAGGTCCTGAACACCACACCGCACGAGGAGCTCGTGGCGGTCGCGCAGCAGTACATCCGCGAGTACCGCCCGGAGATCCTGCTGACGTTCCCGCCGAACGGCAGCAACGGTCACCCGGACCACGTGGAGACCAGCCTCGCGGTGCGCGACGCCATCAAGGCCCTCCCGGACGCCGAGCGGCCCGCGCGCGTGTGGTTCTACGCCGGGCCGCAGCCGGAAGCGCCGCACCTGCGCGACGCGTACCTCCCGCCCACCGTGGAGCGCGACGTGACGCACCACCTCACGCGCAAGCTCACGGCCATCGCCTGCCACCGCTCGCAGGCGCTCAGCACCGTGGACTTCATCCGCAAGTTCGCGGCGCGCATCACGACCGAGACGTTCCATGAGGTGCCCGGCCACGCGGTGCCCTGA
- a CDS encoding ABC transporter ATP-binding protein yields MTTEPARSAIEVRGLTKRYGRHPVLDNVNLDVQPGEVYALTGPNGAGKTSLIRCLTGLAFPTSGTVRLLGRNVHEDGPRARAYLGAVVEAPAKFYPQFTGTQNLAMHARLARMAPSGPNVTRDRIREVLALLELTRMADVRVRAYSLGQRQRLGVAAAMLADPKVLVLDEPTTGLDPLGIGLIHRIVTSLATSGCAVVLSTHHLREIATYAHTVGILSGGRLVDTVNLRARTAAYRFRVDDPTHAAGLLNGLPFVTRTATRTPYALATLSGETYVPDALARLAGAGVRVYEVSPDVFDLYEYYRERVEA; encoded by the coding sequence GTGACCACGGAACCAGCCCGCTCCGCCATCGAGGTGCGCGGCCTCACCAAACGATACGGGCGCCACCCCGTGCTGGACAACGTCAACCTCGACGTGCAGCCCGGCGAGGTATACGCCCTGACCGGCCCGAACGGCGCCGGCAAGACCAGCCTGATCCGCTGCCTGACCGGCCTCGCGTTCCCCACCAGCGGCACCGTCCGTCTGCTCGGGCGCAACGTCCACGAGGACGGGCCGCGCGCCCGCGCGTACCTCGGCGCCGTCGTCGAGGCACCCGCGAAGTTCTACCCGCAGTTCACGGGCACGCAGAACCTCGCCATGCACGCGCGCCTCGCCCGCATGGCCCCCAGCGGCCCGAATGTCACTCGCGACCGCATCCGCGAGGTGCTGGCCCTGCTGGAACTCACCCGCATGGCGGACGTGCGCGTCCGCGCGTACTCGCTCGGGCAGCGCCAGCGGCTCGGCGTGGCCGCCGCCATGCTCGCCGACCCGAAAGTCCTCGTGCTCGACGAACCCACCACCGGCCTCGACCCGCTCGGCATCGGCCTGATCCACCGCATCGTCACCAGCCTCGCTACCAGCGGCTGCGCCGTCGTCCTCAGCACCCACCACCTGCGCGAAATCGCCACGTACGCGCACACCGTCGGCATCCTGAGCGGCGGACGCCTCGTGGACACCGTGAACCTCCGCGCGCGCACCGCCGCGTACCGCTTCCGCGTGGACGACCCCACGCACGCCGCCGGCCTGCTCAACGGCCTGCCGTTCGTGACGCGCACCGCCACCCGCACGCCCTACGCCCTCGCCACGCTCAGCGGGGAAACGTACGTCCCCGACGCCCTCGCGCGCCTCGCTGGCGCCGGTGTGCGCGTGTACGAGGTCAGCCCGGACGTCTTCGACCTGTACGAGTACTACCGCGAGCGGGTGGAGGCCTGA
- a CDS encoding GNAT family N-acetyltransferase — translation MTQLTFTLRPATPADLDAVAALYTLNDPTSAISAEELANQDRDQAELGFHHARCVAEQAGRVIGVAEYAQSPGQYHPRKFTLDLIVHPDERGRGVGRALAAWVLGAVEVHGALSARANARENDPDSLAFLARRGFTESKRYWTGTLDVARADLTPYAHLEADLRARGITILSAADLAAQHPEDWRERMYALFTDIRQDVPRSEPATPISFEQYRTWILEDPGFLPDAYFLAAHGEQLLGASDLYASGASEDLFVGLTGVRRAARGQQVATALKVRAVQYARARGVPKLHTSNESGNAPILAVNDRLGFERGPALINFLKTWEDQA, via the coding sequence ATGACGCAGCTCACCTTCACCCTGCGGCCCGCGACGCCCGCCGACCTGGACGCCGTCGCGGCCCTGTACACCCTGAACGACCCGACGAGCGCCATCAGCGCCGAGGAGCTCGCGAACCAGGACCGCGACCAGGCGGAACTCGGCTTTCACCACGCGCGGTGCGTGGCGGAGCAGGCCGGACGCGTCATCGGCGTTGCGGAATACGCGCAGTCGCCCGGGCAGTACCACCCGCGGAAGTTCACGCTCGACCTGATCGTGCACCCGGACGAACGCGGGCGCGGCGTGGGCCGCGCGCTCGCCGCGTGGGTGCTCGGCGCGGTCGAAGTGCACGGCGCGCTGTCCGCCCGCGCGAACGCCCGCGAGAACGACCCGGACAGCCTCGCGTTCCTCGCGCGGCGCGGCTTCACGGAAAGCAAACGCTACTGGACGGGCACGCTCGACGTGGCCCGCGCGGACCTCACGCCGTACGCGCACCTCGAAGCGGACCTGCGCGCGCGCGGCATCACGATCCTGAGCGCCGCGGACCTCGCCGCGCAGCACCCGGAGGACTGGCGCGAACGCATGTACGCGCTGTTCACGGACATCCGCCAGGACGTGCCGCGCAGCGAACCGGCCACGCCCATCAGCTTCGAGCAGTACCGCACGTGGATTCTGGAGGACCCGGGGTTCCTGCCGGACGCCTACTTCCTCGCCGCGCACGGCGAGCAGCTGCTCGGCGCGAGCGACCTGTACGCCAGCGGCGCGAGCGAGGACCTGTTCGTCGGCCTGACCGGCGTGCGCCGCGCGGCGCGCGGCCAGCAGGTCGCCACGGCCCTGAAGGTCCGCGCCGTCCAGTACGCCCGCGCGCGCGGCGTTCCGAAACTCCACACCAGCAACGAGAGCGGCAACGCGCCGATCCTGGCGGTGAACGACCGCCTCGGGTTCGAGCGCGGCCCGGCGCTCATCAACTTCCTGAAAACCTGGGAGGATCAAGCATGA